The Rhizobium sp. BG4 genomic sequence TTTCGTCGACAGGCTGCGGCGGCCGGCCGGCGAAGACCAGCGGGTTGCCGGTCAGCGGGCCGCCGACGATCTTCGCGCCGAGCCCCGCGGCGCAATCGACCGTGTATTTGAGATATTCGACCCCGGACCGATGAGCCTGGATTTCGGCTGATGCGAGATTGCGCTGAAGGTTGACGCGGGCTGCGAGCACTACGCCGAGCCCGGCATCATCAAGAGCCTTGCGCGTCTCCTTGATGTCGAGCTCGCCGACCTCGGGAACGAGAAGCTCAACGAAATCACAACCGTGTTCCCGCATCTTCGCAAACAGCGGAAAGTGCTCGGCTGTAAAGGGCCGCGCATATTGCATCGAAATCAACCCGATCGGGTTCATCTGCCATTCCTTTTTAAGAGCGAGGTTCGAACTGCCGAACCCGATTGAAAATCGATAGACGTCAGCCTTTGACCGCCCCCTGGGTCAGCCCGCCGATGAGGCGCCGTTGCACGAGAAGGAAGAGGATGGTCGCCGGCATGGCGCCGACGACGGCACCCGCCGCGAGCAGACCCCATTCGATCTGGTATTCTCCGATCAGGGTCTGGATCGCCACGGTGACTGGGCGCACGTTGCGGCCGCCGAGCGTCAGGGCGTAGAGATATTCGTTCCAGGCGGTGATGAAGATATAGATGCCGGTCGAGATGATCCCCGGCATGGTCAGCGGCAGCACCACCTTCCGCAACGCCGTCAGCCGCGAGGCGCCATCGGTCATCGCCGCTTCGTCGAGGCTCTTCGGGATCGCCCCGATGTAGCTCGTCAGCATCCAGACGGCAAAAGGAATGGCGACGGTCGCGTTGGCGAGGATCAGGCCAAGATGCGTGTCCAATATTCCGAACTTTCTCATCAGCACGAATAGCGGAAGAATGAGGAGCACGATCGGGAACATGTTGATCAGTAGGAACTGAAGCATCAACAGTTTCCGGCCGGGAAAGCGAAACCGCGAAAAGGCATAGGCCGCGGTGACCGAGACGATCAGGCCGACGACGACGGTCCCGCCGGCGATGATCAGGCTGTCCATCATGTTCTTCAGGAACGACGTCTGCTCGAAAAGCCTGACGTAGTTGTCGGCACTCCATCCGGCCGGCGAAAGCGACACTCCGCTGGCGTTGAGCGCCGCGGTAGGTGTCAGGGACGTCAGGATCATCCAGGCGAAGGGTGCCATTGCGAAGATCGCCAGCAACGCGACCGGCAGGTCGGTCGTCAGGATACGCTGAAGGGTTCCGGGCTTTTTCACTTCTGCACCTCCCGCATCGTCCGGGCCAGATAGACGGCGACGAATGCGCCGAGGAAAATGGTGAAGGTCACGGCGATCGACGTTCCGTAGCCGAAATCAAGATTCTGGCGCGCCTTGATGAAGGCATAGAGAGGCAGCGTATACGTCGCGTAGCCCGGGCCGCCGCCGGTCATGACGAAGATCACGTCCATCGAATTGGCAACCCAGATCACCCGGAGCAACCCGGCAGTCGCCAGAACCGGCGCGATACCGGGCAAGGTAATGTGCAGGAACTGACGCCAGGGCGACGCGCCGTCGATCGACGCGGCCTCGTATTGGCTTTTCGGAATGCCCTGCAGGCCAGCGAGGATCATCACCGCGAAGAACGGAAATCCCTGCCAGGTCAAAGTGGCGATGATCGCGTAGATCGCAACATTGGGGTCGGCAAGCCACGGAACCGCTGCCTTGACGATCGAGAGATAGATCAGGATGTCATTGAGAACGCCGGTATTCGGATCGTAGATCCAGCGCCACATGAGCGCGATGACGACACTCGGCAGAGCCCAGGGAATGATGATCAAAGCGCGCGCGAGACCACGCCACGGAAATTCGCGATTGAGCAGCAGCGCCGTCAGCAGGCCGAGCCCCATCTGCAGCGGCACCGTCAGACCGATCCAGATGATCGTGTTCCAGAGCGCCGCCCAGAAGACCGGGTCGTTGAACAGCTTCACATAGTTTGCGAAGCCGACGAACTTGCTGGCATTCGGCCTGAAGAGCACGAGATCGTAGAAGCTCGTCCACACCGCCTGGATCATCGGCATGAAGACGATGACGATCGTGACGAAGACGGCCGGCGCCAGGAGCATGTAGGGAAGGATGCGTTCCGAACGCCATTGAATTCGGCTTCGGCGCATCGGGGTAGAGGTCGTCGATAAAGACATGATCGGCTCCGGGGACGAACTGCGGTGGACGGCCCCGGAATAAACCGGAGCCGTCGCCCATGGACTACTCGGCAAAAAGCGTCTGCAACTGTTCCATCATCTGCTTTGCAGTGATCTGTCCGGTGAGAGCCTGCTGCATGTTGGTCTGCCACGCCGTGTTGACGAACTCGGTCACGGCGGACGTCTGCGGCAGCACCTTGGCGAAGGGCAGCGACTGCACCGTCGCATCGACAAAGCGGCGCTCATGCAGTTTCCAGTTCGCCGAACCACTCTTGGTCACGGTCATCTGGCCGGTCGCACTGTTGAACGCCACATTGTTTTCGCCCTCGGCGAGGAAGGAGATCCACTTCCATGCCGCATCCTTCACGGCCGATGATGAGAAGATCGCCAGGGATTCGTCGCCATAGGATGTCCACTGTCCCTTGCCGCACTTCGGCACCGGCACGGCCGATACCTTGTCACCCAGCGCCGCCACGAGATCCTTGGAGGAGCCGATGTGATGGATGGTCATTGCCGTCTTGCCGGATTTGAAGGCCGCGATGATTTCCTGGAAGCCGTCGTTCGGTGCCGAGGGCGGAATGACCTTGTCCTTCTGGAAGAGATCGACGAGCCACTGGTTGGCAGCGATCGCTTCAGGGGTCGTCAGACCGCCCGGCTTCAGCTCGGCGCCCTGCGACATGACGAACGAGCCCCACTGGTCCCATCCACCCTTACCGCCACGCAGCCCAAAGCCATAGGTATCCGGTGCCTTCGTCAGCTTGATCGCGTCGTCCCTGAATTCCTCGCAGGTGGTCGGCGGCTTCAGGCCTGCGGCCTGAAAGAGATCCGTGCGATAATAAAGATAGAGAACGACATACTGGATCGGCAGGTAATACTGCTGGCCGTCAGGTCCCTTGTTCAGCTCGAGCAGGTTGTCGAGCAGATCGGCCTTGCCCTTCCAGGCATCGATCCGATCGCCGAGCGGCTCCAGCGCGCCCATCTCGACGAGCCGCGGCTGCGCAAACAGCTTCACCATCGCGGCGTCAGGCGCGTTGCCGCCCACGATCGACGTGTAGAGATTGTCGTAATAGCTGTTCCACGGAACGTTTTCCGCTTCGATCTTGATATCCGGGTTTGCCGTTTCGAACTTCTTCACCAGGTCCGACATAGGGTTGGCGGGATTGTCGAAATGGTACCAGAAGCGGACGGTCTCCGCCGCCATGGCGTGACTAAAGGCGGCCGAAGCTGCCAGGGCGGCGCCGAGCGCCAAAGTCTTCAGAATTTTCATGCCTTCCTCCTCTTATTTTAACGCTATTGGCGGCCAGTCAGCCGCCTTGCTGCATTGCCCGCCGCATGAAGCGCCTCCCGCGCCGCGGCCAGTTCACGAGTGTTCTGCAAGAACCCGTGCATGACGCCCGGGACGACTTGCAGTTCGTCGTCACGGCCGAGCGCCCGAAGGCGCCGGCCAAGCTCAAGTGTGTCGGAGAGCAGCGGATCGACGGCCGCCGCCATGAGATAAAGCGGAGGCAACGACGCCAAGGCGGCATCGTCAGCCATCAGCGGGCAAGCCAGGGGATTGCCGTCAATCGCCTGCTCGCCGGCATAAAAGCTCCAGTAGCGCTGCATCTTCGGCCGCGTCAGGCCTGGACCATTCTCGAACCGGATATAGGATGGGGTCTCGAACGATCGGGCGTAATTTCCATAGAACAACAGGGCGCCATCGGCCTTGGCTCCGCCGGCTGCCTGCTCGTGAAGCATCGCGGCCAATGCGAGGTTCGCCCCGCCGAGTCACCCGAGATCAGAACCGGCCCGCTCCTGACGCCTGCCTCCTTCGTCGCGGCAAAGACGCTTCGCAGCGCCGAGATGACATCCTTGAGCCCGGCAGGAAACGGATCTTCCGGCGCCAGCCGGTAATCCGGCAGAACAACAGGCATCCCGCTCTCAACAGCAAGCACCCGTGCGCAACGTTCGTGCGTCTCGGGTGAACAGAAGGCAAAGCCGCCACCGTGGACAAAAAGAATGACACCGGGGCGAGCGCCTTGCGGCACCAGCACCTTGAGACGGGTGCGTGCCGCTCCCAGGGCGGGGTCTTCGTCCACCCAGACATCGCCGACGAAATCCATTGCAGGCATCTCGGTGTTGCATCGCGCGTTGGCGGCAAGCGATTGAGCGCGCCCTTCCGCGGGCGGCAGCGTCGTCGGATCGGGCAGAGCACCGAGTTCGCGATAGACCGCCTCGATCAAGGCGATCGATTCCTCGGACAGTTCTCCCGACATATCCACGGACGAGCTCACTGCGTCGCCTCCGGAAAAACCTCGGGGCCGAGATCGACAATCGTCGCGATGTGATGCTGCATTGCCTTGGTGGCGCGAAGCGCATCGCCGCTTTCGATGCAGTCGATGATGCTGCGATGGCGCCCTGCCGTTGCCTCAAGGTCCCGGGCTGCCGGGCTGCGGGATATCTTGAAGCGGTGATTGTGAACGAGGCAGCGATGCAAGATCGGGTCGAGGGCCGGAAGGTTTGCATCTTCGAAAATACGGCGATGGAAATCTCTGTCGAAGGCGGCAAGCTCCAGTTCATCACCGGCTTTTGCGGCCGACATCATCTTGTCGAACAGCTCGTTCAGATCCCGGATCAAAGTCCGGCTCGGCGCCCGCATCACGCGCGCCATGCCGTTTCCTTCGATCTGCTGGCGAAGGCGAAACATTTCGATCGCCTCGTCTTCGGTGCATTCCGAGACCTGCGTACCCCGCCGCCCCTTTCGCAACACGAGACCTTCTTCCTGAAGCTGCAGCAGCGCTTCGCGAACGGTGCCCTGGCTGCATTGGAAGTGCGCGGCCAGATCCAGTTCGGTGAGCCCTGTGCCGGGCTCCAGCACGCCGAGCATGATGTCGCGCTTCAGAGCATCGAAGGCCGCCCCCGCCTTTGCGGGCCTGCTCGCTGTCTGCCTGGGAGGAAAATATGCCATGTGCCGGTCCGAACGGTTGCCAATCCAATCAAGTATCATTATCGATATTGATCTCGATAATGAGCGTCAAGTCAGAAATTTCGATCTGGGAGGAACATGTGGCCGGAATCGAACTGAAAAGAATCCAGAAGTCGTACGGCTCGCTGAAGGTCATTCACGACATCGACGTGGACATCAGAAGCGGAGAATTCCTTGTGCTGGTCGGGCCGTCCGGTTGCGGGAAATCCACGCTGCTGCGGATGATCGCCGGCCTCGAGGAGATATCCGGAGGCGACCTGATCATCGATGGCGCACGCGTGAACGAGCTGGCGCCGGCCGAGCGGAATATCGCCATGGTGTTCCAGGACTACGCGCTCTATCCGCATATGACGGTCCGCGAAAACATGTCCTTCGGCCTGAAAATGCGGGGCGAAAAGGACGATCAGATATCGGGTCGGGTGGGACAGGCAGCCGATGTGCTGAAGATCGCCGATTATCTCGAGCGGCGTCCTGGCCAGCTCTCCGGAGGGCAGCGCCAGCGCGTTGCCATGGGCCGGGCGATCGTCAGGGAGCCCGCCGCGTTTCTGTTCGACGAGCCGCTATCCAACCTCGACGCAGCGCTTCGTGTCGAAATGCGGCTCGAAATCGCAAAGCTGCACAACCGCATGAAAGCAACGACCGTCTATGTCACGCATGACCAGGTCGAGGCGATGACACTGGCGGATCGCATCGTCGTCATGAACGGCGGGGTCGTCGAGCAGATCGGCAGGCCGCTCGATCTCTATCACAAGCCCTCCAGCCTGTTCGTCGCCCGCTTCATCGGCAGCCCGACCATGAATACGATACCTGCGACGCTCACAGCCGACAGCGCCGGCATCCAAATCCTCGGCCGGCATCTGCCGCTTCAGACTCCCATTGCGTCGGGCGCCTCGACCCGGGACATCGTGCTCGGCGTTCGGCCCGAAGATCTCACCCAATGTTCCTCGGATGACGCTTGGTTCAGCGGCGAGCTTATGGTTGCCGAGCGACTGGGCAGCCAGACTTACGGCTACGTCGAAATTGGCCACTCGAAAATGTTGAGCGTCGAATTTCCGAGAAACAGCGACCTGACTGTCGGCGACACGATGCATTTCCGCTGCACAAGCGGGAACATTCATCTCTTCGATGCGAGCAGCGGCAGGAGATTGTCCTGATCGGATGCGTGAAGGGATGGCAATCAACCCACGGCCGCAGAAAGGTCAACCAGGATCGCCGGAGGCAACTCGCTGGCCAAATGGTTGAAATTTGCGCCAGATGAACAGCCTCAACCACCCAGCCACTAGCTGCCGCTATCTCGCGCCAAGACGAAATCGTGCTCGACATCCCAGAATTTGTCGGCGAATTCGAGAACCCTGGCCCTGCCGGCGTCCTCCTTCAGGCGAAATTCCGCCAGCAGGCTTTCTTTGACCCCGAACACCGCATCCGAGTGGATGTAGGGATCGTCTGGATCGAAGATGTGGGTCGTCAGGGTTTCGAAGCCATCGGCCTTGATGATGTAGTGAAGATGTGCCGGGCGATAGGGATGGCGGCCGAGTTGAGCGAGCAGTTGCCCCACGGGTCCGTCATCCGGAATCGGGTAGAACTTCGGCTTCACGGCGCGGAACCAGTAATGACCGTCAGCGCCCGTGCGGAAGATGCCCCGGAGATTGAAATCCGGCTGGATGCCCTTCTGCTGGACGTCGTAGAAACCCTCGTCATTCGCCTGCCAGACGTCGATCACGGCATTCTCGATCGGCTTTCCATCCGTGTCGAGGATACGGCCGCTGATGACCATGTCCTCGCCCTTCTGATCGAGGCAGATATTGGCGCCCATCGGTAGTTCCGGTGCGTCAGCGACATGGAAAGGCCCGAGCACAGTGCTTTCCGAAGCGCCTGAAGGCTTGCGGTTGTTGATGGCGTCCACAAGCATCGAAACGCCGAGCACGTCCGACAGCAGGATGAACTCCTGGCGCCAGTCGGTGCAGGTGTGGCCAGTGCGGGTGAGGAACATGATCGCCTCCATCCACTCGTCCTGCGTCGGCTCCAGTTCCTTGACCGCCTCGTGAAGCTTGCGCGTCACGACCTCCATCACCTGCTTCAGCCGCTCGCTCTTGGCGTTGACGTTCCGGCTGGTGACGACCTCGACCGAGCTTGCCTCGGTGAAATATCCTCTTTCGTCGCTGCTCATTTCTACCTCACCGGTCCAGAACGGTCTTGAGAACGCGGCGCAATTCGCCTTCGGCATCGGGTACCGCCGCCTCGGCGCGCCACGCGACATGGTGATCGGGGCGAACCAGAAGCGCGCCGGCATCACGGATTTCCCGGGCCCGCGCCCAGTCGCCGGTCAGATCTTGCCAGACCTGCCGCGGTCCGATCTTGTGTACGTTGATCTGGATACCGAATTCCTTGGCAACGGCCTTTGCCGCAGCCTGCCATCCGTCCCCGCCGATGCCGGTCAGGATGGTAAACACCCCATGCCCCGCCAGGTCGAGGCTCGATATCTTCTCGCCGTTCTGGCCGAACAGCCAGACATGCGGCAGGCGGGCGCCCGGCCAGGATGTCGGCTGGAAATGAAGCTCGGCGTCCTTCTCGAATTTCGGTTCGGGCTGATCGTCTTTGACTACGGCATTCGAGGCATAGCGGTGGTTCATTTCGACGCCATGCGCATCAAATTCATAAACCTTGGAGGCGATCGCTTCGCGGATGGCGGCGCGCTGGCGCTCGGCGTCTTCGGTGTCGTTGCAGCGCGCATCCATATTCTGCTGCATCTTGACCGGGTCGACGGAATCCAGAAGGCCGAGAGATTTGAAGATCGGGCCGAATTCCTCGATCGAC encodes the following:
- a CDS encoding carbohydrate ABC transporter permease; amino-acid sequence: MKKPGTLQRILTTDLPVALLAIFAMAPFAWMILTSLTPTAALNASGVSLSPAGWSADNYVRLFEQTSFLKNMMDSLIIAGGTVVVGLIVSVTAAYAFSRFRFPGRKLLMLQFLLINMFPIVLLILPLFVLMRKFGILDTHLGLILANATVAIPFAVWMLTSYIGAIPKSLDEAAMTDGASRLTALRKVVLPLTMPGIISTGIYIFITAWNEYLYALTLGGRNVRPVTVAIQTLIGEYQIEWGLLAAGAVVGAMPATILFLLVQRRLIGGLTQGAVKG
- a CDS encoding sugar ABC transporter permease — its product is MSLSTTSTPMRRSRIQWRSERILPYMLLAPAVFVTIVIVFMPMIQAVWTSFYDLVLFRPNASKFVGFANYVKLFNDPVFWAALWNTIIWIGLTVPLQMGLGLLTALLLNREFPWRGLARALIIIPWALPSVVIALMWRWIYDPNTGVLNDILIYLSIVKAAVPWLADPNVAIYAIIATLTWQGFPFFAVMILAGLQGIPKSQYEAASIDGASPWRQFLHITLPGIAPVLATAGLLRVIWVANSMDVIFVMTGGGPGYATYTLPLYAFIKARQNLDFGYGTSIAVTFTIFLGAFVAVYLARTMREVQK
- a CDS encoding sugar ABC transporter substrate-binding protein yields the protein MKILKTLALGAALAASAAFSHAMAAETVRFWYHFDNPANPMSDLVKKFETANPDIKIEAENVPWNSYYDNLYTSIVGGNAPDAAMVKLFAQPRLVEMGALEPLGDRIDAWKGKADLLDNLLELNKGPDGQQYYLPIQYVVLYLYYRTDLFQAAGLKPPTTCEEFRDDAIKLTKAPDTYGFGLRGGKGGWDQWGSFVMSQGAELKPGGLTTPEAIAANQWLVDLFQKDKVIPPSAPNDGFQEIIAAFKSGKTAMTIHHIGSSKDLVAALGDKVSAVPVPKCGKGQWTSYGDESLAIFSSSAVKDAAWKWISFLAEGENNVAFNSATGQMTVTKSGSANWKLHERRFVDATVQSLPFAKVLPQTSAVTEFVNTAWQTNMQQALTGQITAKQMMEQLQTLFAE
- a CDS encoding alpha/beta hydrolase fold domain-containing protein, which codes for MLHEQAAGGAKADGALLFYGNYARSFETPSYIRFENGPGLTRPKMQRYWSFYAGEQAIDGNPLACPLMADDAALASLPPLYLMAAAVDPLLSDTLELGRRLRALGRDDELQVVPGVMHGFLQNTRELAAAREALHAAGNAARRLTGRQ
- a CDS encoding GntR family transcriptional regulator yields the protein MAYFPPRQTASRPAKAGAAFDALKRDIMLGVLEPGTGLTELDLAAHFQCSQGTVREALLQLQEEGLVLRKGRRGTQVSECTEDEAIEMFRLRQQIEGNGMARVMRAPSRTLIRDLNELFDKMMSAAKAGDELELAAFDRDFHRRIFEDANLPALDPILHRCLVHNHRFKISRSPAARDLEATAGRHRSIIDCIESGDALRATKAMQHHIATIVDLGPEVFPEATQ
- the ugpC gene encoding sn-glycerol-3-phosphate ABC transporter ATP-binding protein UgpC, which translates into the protein MAGIELKRIQKSYGSLKVIHDIDVDIRSGEFLVLVGPSGCGKSTLLRMIAGLEEISGGDLIIDGARVNELAPAERNIAMVFQDYALYPHMTVRENMSFGLKMRGEKDDQISGRVGQAADVLKIADYLERRPGQLSGGQRQRVAMGRAIVREPAAFLFDEPLSNLDAALRVEMRLEIAKLHNRMKATTVYVTHDQVEAMTLADRIVVMNGGVVEQIGRPLDLYHKPSSLFVARFIGSPTMNTIPATLTADSAGIQILGRHLPLQTPIASGASTRDIVLGVRPEDLTQCSSDDAWFSGELMVAERLGSQTYGYVEIGHSKMLSVEFPRNSDLTVGDTMHFRCTSGNIHLFDASSGRRLS
- a CDS encoding intradiol ring-cleavage dioxygenase — translated: MSSDERGYFTEASSVEVVTSRNVNAKSERLKQVMEVVTRKLHEAVKELEPTQDEWMEAIMFLTRTGHTCTDWRQEFILLSDVLGVSMLVDAINNRKPSGASESTVLGPFHVADAPELPMGANICLDQKGEDMVISGRILDTDGKPIENAVIDVWQANDEGFYDVQQKGIQPDFNLRGIFRTGADGHYWFRAVKPKFYPIPDDGPVGQLLAQLGRHPYRPAHLHYIIKADGFETLTTHIFDPDDPYIHSDAVFGVKESLLAEFRLKEDAGRARVLEFADKFWDVEHDFVLARDSGS